From Pseudomonadota bacterium, the proteins below share one genomic window:
- a CDS encoding response regulator, producing the protein MSGRILVVEDQDDNKQIMRDLLSSAGYEVLEASSGAEAIEVAQRERPDLILMDIQLPGMDGHEATRRLKGDPDMMHIPIVAVTSYAFDGDRQEAIEAGSDAYFAKPVSPREILAKVGSLVPGDGP; encoded by the coding sequence ATGAGCGGGCGCATTCTTGTTGTCGAGGATCAGGACGACAACAAACAGATCATGCGCGATCTCCTGAGCAGCGCGGGCTACGAGGTGCTTGAGGCATCGAGCGGCGCCGAGGCGATCGAGGTTGCCCAGCGCGAGCGCCCGGACCTTATCTTGATGGATATCCAGCTTCCCGGTATGGACGGCCACGAGGCCACGCGTCGGCTGAAGGGCGATCCCGACATGATGCATATTCCTATTGTCGCCGTGACCTCCTATGCGTTCGACGGTGACCGGCAGGAGGCCATCGAGGCGGGCTCCGACGCCTATTTTGCCAAGCCGGTAAGCCCGCGCGAAATCCTCGCCAAGGTCGGGAGCCTGGTTCCGGGCGACGGGCCATGA
- a CDS encoding DUF58 domain-containing protein: MIYPTRRAILLVAAGVPPTMLGVVALPELWGIGLAWLCGTVLFVFLDGMLGVSARRLSVDWNAPTILYVGESDPFTIRFVAAGAERTTTIDVLLEVAGVVDRPDMRRRPIDHRRDVTVAINLVPHRRGIAAIQRLWLRWRGPLGLTWRKTGHQINLDVPVLPNIRAVRQSALSLQIRDAYFGSKVQREAGGGSEFDALRDHVPGLDSRAIDWKHSARHRKLVSKEFQTERNHQIVMAIDTGRLMSEPLGGIPRLDRAINAGLVLTYASLHAGDRVGVYGFDAQVRLYAAPSGGVRAFPRVQQSLAQLDYRDEETNFTLGLTALLGRLKQRSLVVVMTDFVDTITAELMVENLGRMASRHLILFTVLRDPVLAGAIEDRPATLEDLSQAVIAGDLARERAGVLERLRRFGVHCLEADATNLNSDLINRYLTIKQRELI, translated from the coding sequence ATGATCTATCCGACGCGACGCGCCATCCTGCTGGTGGCGGCCGGTGTGCCGCCGACCATGCTTGGCGTCGTCGCGTTGCCGGAGCTCTGGGGCATTGGGCTGGCTTGGCTGTGCGGCACCGTGCTGTTCGTCTTCCTCGATGGCATGCTCGGCGTCTCCGCGCGACGCTTGTCTGTGGACTGGAACGCCCCGACGATTCTTTATGTCGGTGAAAGCGATCCCTTCACAATCCGTTTCGTGGCGGCCGGCGCGGAGCGAACGACGACAATCGATGTCCTGTTGGAAGTCGCCGGCGTCGTCGACCGGCCCGATATGCGGCGCCGGCCGATCGATCATCGGCGCGACGTTACCGTCGCCATAAATCTTGTACCGCACCGGCGCGGAATCGCCGCCATCCAGAGGCTGTGGCTGCGTTGGCGTGGACCTCTCGGCCTCACCTGGCGCAAAACCGGTCACCAGATCAATCTGGACGTTCCGGTTCTGCCCAACATCCGCGCTGTCAGACAATCGGCTCTGTCGCTGCAGATCCGCGACGCATACTTCGGCAGCAAGGTGCAGCGCGAGGCCGGTGGCGGGTCCGAGTTCGACGCGCTGCGCGACCATGTGCCCGGCCTCGACAGCCGCGCAATCGACTGGAAACATTCCGCGCGCCACAGGAAACTCGTCAGCAAGGAGTTTCAGACCGAGCGCAACCACCAGATCGTCATGGCGATCGACACCGGTCGCCTGATGAGCGAGCCGCTCGGCGGCATTCCCAGGCTGGACCGCGCGATCAATGCCGGGCTGGTGCTTACCTATGCCAGCCTGCACGCCGGCGACCGGGTCGGTGTCTACGGCTTCGACGCACAGGTAAGGCTCTATGCCGCGCCATCAGGCGGCGTGCGCGCTTTCCCACGCGTGCAGCAATCGCTCGCCCAGCTCGACTACCGTGACGAGGAGACGAACTTCACCCTGGGCCTGACCGCGCTGTTGGGTCGGCTGAAGCAACGCTCCCTCGTTGTCGTTATGACCGACTTCGTCGATACGATCACCGCCGAGTTGATGGTCGAGAATCTCGGGCGCATGGCCAGCCGCCACCTGATCCTGTTCACAGTCCTGCGCGACCCCGTGCTGGCCGGCGCCATCGAAGACCGGCCCGCGACCCTGGAAGACCTCTCCCAGGCAGTCATCGCCGGCGATCTGGCACGCGAGCGCGCCGGTGTTTTGGAGCGTCTGCGCCGTTTCGGCGTTCACTGCCTGGAGGCCGACGCGACCAACCTGAACAGCGACCTCATCAACCGCTATCTGACCATCAAGCAGCGGGAGCTGATCTGA
- a CDS encoding alpha/beta fold hydrolase, giving the protein MTSSAHATFDDIQIETAGPQGPMRGTLLLPDGDDVPVVLIIPGSGPTDRDGNNPLGVKASTYRLLAEGLAQSGIASVRVVKRGMFASATAVADANAVTLDDYANDVHAWVATIRERTGRGCVWLLGHSEGGTVAMVAAAEDDAVCGVLLVATPGRPHGDVIREQLRANPANAPILDEAFEALTRLEAGDRVDTTAVHPALLPLFADEIQGFMIDLLRHDPAALAADLRVPVLVLQGTRDIQVTTADAERLGAANKGADVVVLPDTNHVLKTVTTDDRNANLATYADPDLPLAPGVVPAVAAFIRGHGDQR; this is encoded by the coding sequence ATGACATCGTCCGCTCACGCAACCTTTGACGACATCCAGATCGAGACGGCGGGGCCGCAAGGTCCGATGCGGGGCACACTCCTGTTGCCCGATGGTGATGATGTTCCGGTCGTTCTGATTATCCCGGGTTCCGGCCCGACCGACCGTGACGGCAACAACCCCCTGGGCGTTAAGGCGTCAACCTATCGCCTGCTCGCCGAAGGCCTGGCGCAGAGCGGCATCGCCAGCGTGCGTGTCGTCAAACGCGGCATGTTCGCCAGCGCCACTGCGGTGGCGGACGCGAACGCGGTAACGCTTGACGATTATGCGAACGACGTCCACGCCTGGGTCGCGACGATCCGCGAGCGCACCGGACGCGGCTGCGTCTGGCTGCTGGGTCACAGCGAAGGCGGCACGGTCGCCATGGTGGCGGCGGCCGAGGATGACGCGGTCTGCGGCGTCCTACTCGTGGCGACGCCCGGACGCCCCCACGGTGATGTCATACGCGAACAGTTGCGCGCCAACCCGGCCAACGCGCCGATCCTCGACGAAGCGTTCGAAGCGCTCACGCGGTTGGAAGCCGGCGACCGGGTCGACACTACGGCCGTGCACCCGGCACTTCTGCCCCTCTTCGCTGATGAGATCCAGGGTTTTATGATCGATCTCCTGAGACACGATCCCGCCGCCCTCGCCGCGGACCTGCGCGTCCCCGTCCTTGTCCTGCAAGGCACGCGCGACATACAGGTAACGACCGCGGACGCCGAACGGCTCGGTGCCGCCAACAAGGGCGCGGATGTCGTGGTGCTACCAGACACCAACCACGTCTTGAAGACTGTCACCACTGATGATCGGAACGCCAACCTCGCGACCTACGCCGACCCGGACCTGCCGCTCGCGCCCGGCGTGGTGCCAGCCGTGGCAGCGTTCATCCGGGGCCATGGCGACCAGCGTTGA
- a CDS encoding isochorismatase family cysteine hydrolase: MLSVPCNFDRTFSFEADKTALLAIDMQRDFLDPEGYVASIGGDISMMRAIMPRFGAVLAAARDAGLFVVHTREGYQADGSDMSAMKKARRPEQDRGPLGRFLICGEAGQALVPELAPMEGEPAFDKPGFSAFFRTDLQATLEARGITHLIIMGVTTQCCVHSTLRSAVDYGYYCLTVEDCCAAEEQSLHDEAIVLIYGEKHLFGWVTQSDRLIPVLCP, translated from the coding sequence ATGCTGTCGGTGCCGTGCAATTTCGATCGAACGTTCTCCTTCGAGGCCGATAAAACGGCCTTGCTGGCGATCGATATGCAGCGCGATTTCCTGGATCCCGAGGGCTATGTCGCGTCCATAGGTGGCGACATCTCGATGATGCGCGCGATCATGCCGCGCTTCGGCGCGGTGCTGGCGGCGGCCCGCGACGCCGGACTCTTTGTCGTCCACACGCGGGAAGGCTATCAGGCCGACGGCTCGGACATGTCGGCGATGAAGAAGGCGCGGCGGCCGGAACAGGATCGTGGTCCTTTGGGCCGTTTCCTGATCTGCGGCGAGGCGGGCCAGGCGCTGGTGCCGGAATTGGCACCGATGGAGGGTGAGCCGGCTTTTGATAAGCCGGGTTTCAGTGCGTTCTTCCGCACCGACCTGCAGGCGACGCTCGAAGCGCGCGGCATAACGCATTTGATCATCATGGGGGTGACAACCCAGTGTTGTGTGCATTCGACGCTGCGGTCGGCCGTGGATTACGGCTACTACTGCCTGACCGTGGAGGACTGCTGCGCGGCCGAGGAGCAGTCGCTGCATGATGAGGCGATCGTGCTCATCTATGGCGAGAAACATCTGTTCGGATGGGTCACACAGTCGGACAGGCTGATCCCCGTCCTTTGTCCCTGA
- a CDS encoding MBL fold metallo-hydrolase yields MRVATPESWFETESVSDDLTLIYEPHVVAFTRCNIWHVRGRDQDLLVDSGLGVVSLRQQIPLVTERSLSAVATHFHFDHIGGMHEFESRLIHAEEAKLLADPSADNVFAGDSIFSQLPPGPFRSTEYKVRSAPATRTVGDGDIIDLGDRHFEVIHTPGHSPGSISLWEESTGILFSGDTIYDGPLFDGDYVGQRSDYVASLERLIALPVSVVHGGHFASFGRQRFRDLIETWLVLWSRA; encoded by the coding sequence ATGCGCGTAGCAACACCAGAATCCTGGTTCGAAACTGAGAGCGTGTCCGATGATCTCACGCTGATTTACGAACCCCATGTCGTTGCCTTCACCCGCTGCAACATCTGGCATGTGCGCGGCCGCGATCAGGACTTGCTCGTGGATAGTGGTCTGGGCGTGGTCAGTCTTCGCCAGCAGATACCACTGGTAACCGAACGGTCGCTAAGCGCCGTGGCAACACACTTCCATTTTGACCACATTGGCGGCATGCACGAGTTCGAGAGCCGATTGATCCATGCCGAGGAGGCTAAGCTGCTTGCCGATCCAAGCGCGGACAACGTCTTCGCGGGAGACTCCATCTTTAGCCAACTACCGCCGGGCCCGTTCCGGTCGACTGAGTACAAGGTCAGATCGGCGCCGGCGACCCGCACGGTCGGCGATGGCGACATCATCGACCTTGGTGATAGGCACTTCGAGGTAATCCACACACCGGGCCACTCGCCAGGCAGTATCTCCTTGTGGGAGGAGTCGACGGGCATCCTCTTTTCCGGCGATACGATTTACGACGGACCGTTGTTCGACGGTGATTATGTCGGTCAGCGAAGCGACTATGTTGCGAGCCTTGAGCGACTGATTGCGCTTCCCGTGTCCGTCGTCCATGGCGGACATTTCGCCAGCTTTGGCCGGCAGCGGTTTCGCGATCTCATCGAGACTTGGCTCGTCCTGTGGTCGAGGGCCTGA
- a CDS encoding RDD family protein → MADAASPLGAKRDRLIRHITTPEGVPLTVRLAERSSRLMALIIDLFIIIVTLLLFALALYLAAGDFLTYGWLDAFLLLGSFLLRSPYFIFFELKWRGQTPGKRLMHIRVIDRQGGPLTAEAVVTRNLTREVEVFLPISVLMLPHLYALAGWFGVMCLVWTALVFVLVLFQRDAMRIGDLIAGTWVIENERRVLKDDLSQKKAADAAPEARYTFTEAELDAYGIRELQVLEDILRRSEHQKDDRTLADVSRRIRRKIGWKDDPFFRDDARFLQDYYTALRRRLEQGLLFGERRETKHDPAIFDAKRRNGANGNGVKNDGANGSSTKNDAGWKP, encoded by the coding sequence ATGGCGGATGCAGCAAGTCCTCTTGGCGCCAAGCGCGACCGCCTGATCCGTCACATCACGACACCCGAAGGCGTGCCGCTGACGGTGCGGCTCGCCGAGCGCAGCAGCCGCTTGATGGCGCTGATCATCGATCTCTTCATCATAATCGTGACGCTGTTGCTGTTCGCGCTGGCACTCTATCTCGCCGCCGGCGATTTCCTGACCTACGGCTGGCTCGACGCCTTTCTGCTGCTGGGATCGTTCCTGCTGAGAAGCCCCTACTTCATCTTCTTTGAACTGAAGTGGCGCGGCCAGACACCGGGCAAGCGGTTGATGCATATCCGCGTCATCGACCGGCAGGGCGGCCCGCTGACCGCCGAGGCCGTCGTTACCCGCAACCTGACCCGCGAGGTCGAGGTCTTTTTGCCGATCTCGGTCTTGATGCTGCCCCACCTCTACGCGCTTGCCGGCTGGTTCGGCGTGATGTGTCTGGTGTGGACGGCTCTCGTCTTTGTGCTCGTGCTTTTCCAACGCGACGCCATGCGTATCGGCGACCTGATCGCCGGCACCTGGGTGATCGAGAACGAGCGCCGCGTCCTCAAAGACGACTTGAGCCAGAAAAAGGCCGCAGACGCAGCGCCGGAAGCCCGCTACACATTCACCGAGGCCGAACTGGATGCCTATGGCATTCGCGAGCTGCAGGTCCTCGAAGACATCCTGCGGCGCAGCGAGCACCAAAAGGACGACCGTACCCTGGCCGATGTCAGCCGGCGTATCCGACGCAAGATCGGCTGGAAGGACGATCCGTTCTTCCGCGACGACGCGCGCTTCCTGCAGGACTACTACACCGCGCTGCGCCGCCGGCTGGAACAAGGTCTGCTGTTCGGTGAACGGCGCGAAACCAAACACGATCCCGCGATCTTCGATGCCAAGCGGCGCAACGGCGCCAACGGCAATGGCGTCAAGAACGATGGCGCCAACGGCAGCAGTACCAAGAACGACGCGGGTTGGAAGCCCTAG
- a CDS encoding MoxR family ATPase, protein MDLETIASVNSRIKEQIAKVVVGQQQTVDLLLVALLSDGHILLEGVPGTAKTMIVQTFSSCLGLQFGRIQFTPDLMPGDVLGTNLFNFQSNEFVLTRGPIFTELLLADEINRTPPKTQAALLQAMHERKVTIDGEDHDLGQGFMVVATQNPIEQQGTYPLPEAQLDRFLFKHVLAYPTRDEERDIVARHGHRTTMPQISEFGVERIIDLAGLEAIRDFVAQVRLSDDLVSYVVDLVRATREHPSLDFGASPRAANMLSSAARAYAVVSGRDYVIPDDVKYLAPPTLRHRLVLAPGAEIEGLDTDKVIDEIITQIATPR, encoded by the coding sequence GTGGACCTCGAGACGATCGCTAGCGTCAATAGCCGGATCAAAGAGCAGATCGCCAAGGTGGTGGTCGGCCAGCAGCAAACCGTCGACTTGCTGCTTGTGGCATTGCTCTCGGACGGTCACATCCTGTTGGAAGGCGTCCCCGGCACCGCCAAGACGATGATCGTGCAGACGTTCTCGTCCTGTCTGGGCCTGCAGTTCGGACGCATTCAGTTCACGCCCGACCTGATGCCGGGCGACGTGTTGGGGACCAACCTCTTCAACTTTCAGAGCAACGAATTCGTTCTGACCCGGGGCCCGATTTTCACCGAGCTCCTGCTGGCCGACGAAATCAACCGCACGCCGCCCAAAACACAGGCCGCTCTGCTACAGGCCATGCACGAGCGCAAGGTGACGATCGATGGCGAGGACCACGATCTCGGCCAGGGTTTCATGGTCGTCGCGACCCAGAACCCGATCGAGCAGCAGGGCACCTATCCCCTGCCCGAGGCCCAGCTTGATCGCTTCCTGTTCAAGCACGTGCTGGCCTATCCGACGCGCGATGAGGAGCGCGACATCGTCGCGCGTCATGGTCATCGCACGACCATGCCCCAGATCAGCGAGTTCGGCGTCGAGCGGATCATTGATCTGGCCGGATTGGAGGCGATCCGCGACTTCGTGGCACAAGTCCGCCTCTCCGACGATCTCGTGAGCTATGTCGTCGATCTCGTCCGCGCGACCCGCGAACACCCGTCACTCGACTTCGGCGCCTCGCCGCGCGCGGCCAACATGCTGTCATCGGCGGCGCGCGCCTATGCGGTGGTCAGCGGGCGCGATTACGTTATTCCCGACGACGTGAAGTACCTGGCGCCGCCGACGCTGCGGCATCGCCTCGTGTTGGCGCCGGGCGCGGAGATCGAGGGTCTGGATACGGACAAGGTCATCGACGAAATCATCACCCAGATAGCGACGCCCAGATGA
- a CDS encoding stage II sporulation protein M, translated as MAEPVGDNGLKSALFRREREATWKKLQDLLARIERNGIKSASAQELHDLPILYRATMSSLSVARSISLDRNLLQYLESLAARGYFCVYGARATFAETLKAFVFVDLPEAVRAARWFIALSAGLFFLGTALGWLLVALESDWFYSLVDPGMAAGRDPDASRAELRETITDDGGGLTDMLIAFASFLFTHNAKVALACFAFGFAFGIPVVYLLFTNGLILGAFCAVFAGRGLGVDFIAWLLIHGSTELAAIILSGAAGFLLGQAIGFPGRLKRRAALAVKGRQAAIIALGAVGMLFVAALLEGLGRQLITDTAWRLSIATVALAFWIAYFAFSGRQGR; from the coding sequence ATGGCGGAGCCGGTTGGCGATAACGGCCTGAAGAGCGCGCTCTTCCGACGCGAACGCGAGGCGACGTGGAAGAAACTGCAGGACCTGCTCGCGCGCATCGAACGCAACGGCATCAAGAGCGCGTCGGCACAGGAGCTGCACGATCTACCGATCCTCTACCGCGCCACCATGTCGTCGCTGTCCGTCGCGCGCAGCATTTCGCTCGACCGCAACCTCTTGCAGTACCTTGAGAGTCTGGCTGCGCGCGGTTACTTCTGTGTCTATGGCGCCCGCGCCACCTTCGCCGAGACACTGAAGGCCTTCGTCTTCGTCGACCTGCCGGAAGCGGTGCGCGCCGCGCGTTGGTTCATCGCGCTGTCGGCCGGTTTGTTTTTCCTGGGCACCGCCCTCGGCTGGCTGCTGGTCGCGTTGGAAAGCGACTGGTTCTATTCCCTGGTCGACCCTGGGATGGCCGCGGGCCGCGATCCCGACGCGTCGCGCGCGGAACTGCGGGAAACGATCACCGACGACGGCGGCGGCCTGACCGACATGCTGATCGCGTTTGCATCGTTCCTCTTCACCCATAACGCGAAGGTCGCTTTGGCGTGTTTCGCCTTCGGCTTCGCGTTCGGTATCCCCGTCGTCTACCTGTTGTTCACCAACGGCCTGATCCTTGGTGCGTTCTGCGCGGTTTTTGCCGGACGCGGCCTGGGTGTCGATTTCATCGCCTGGCTTTTGATCCACGGCTCGACGGAACTGGCCGCCATCATCCTCTCCGGCGCGGCGGGATTCTTACTCGGCCAAGCTATTGGTTTTCCCGGACGGCTCAAGCGTCGCGCGGCGCTCGCGGTCAAGGGACGACAAGCCGCAATCATCGCGCTGGGCGCCGTGGGCATGCTGTTTGTCGCCGCGCTGCTTGAAGGCCTGGGGCGCCAGCTTATCACCGACACCGCATGGCGTTTGTCGATCGCCACGGTCGCCCTGGCGTTCTGGATCGCCTACTTCGCCTTTTCCGGCAGGCAGGGGCGTTAG
- a CDS encoding cupin domain-containing protein, translating into METPEPFDTIALPDGPSGLAPDGSAVRLLCKLEGGSMAHFTLDPGEVAAPVSHRTVEELWYILTGEGEMWRRQGEREEVTTLRTGVSLTIPLGTHFQFRNTGAEPLTFVLVTMPPWPGPDEAFAVEGHWKND; encoded by the coding sequence ATGGAAACGCCGGAGCCGTTCGACACGATTGCCCTTCCCGACGGGCCCTCAGGTCTGGCGCCGGACGGGTCGGCGGTGCGTCTGCTGTGCAAACTTGAGGGCGGCAGCATGGCGCATTTCACGCTCGATCCCGGCGAGGTGGCGGCACCGGTCAGCCACCGCACGGTCGAAGAGCTCTGGTACATCTTGACCGGAGAGGGTGAGATGTGGCGCCGTCAGGGAGAGCGCGAAGAGGTGACGACGCTTCGAACCGGCGTCAGCCTGACGATCCCGTTGGGCACCCACTTCCAGTTTCGCAACACCGGTGCCGAGCCCCTGACCTTTGTTCTCGTCACCATGCCGCCGTGGCCTGGCCCGGACGAGGCGTTCGCGGTTGAAGGGCACTGGAAGAACGACTAG
- a CDS encoding PAS domain S-box protein, whose translation MGKRADGVGQKRPADSQASVRPSSNDGRLTAAIDASPGPVVMTDREGQVLYVNQAAASTDALIAADEEGGDSRVHESLLAAARDGQDVLAASFGGVSFGFDIVRSDNDGSFCFFGREAATAKDDLAHFPEHNPNPVLATDNAGRLVFANAAAEAVPGLIDGNTHRLVPTALSDGIAQAMETGRLREVEFAHHGRDFSFELYPDRETGRVNIYGRDVSKRMNALRSLRETQVLLEAVTQHSPTVMCLKDAGGRYLYTNQKFLDLHELRSEDVIGRSASELFPASFADPYVLHDQEVLNTGDVIAREQTVTTPGGERTFMEVKFPITMPSDGSVAIGLIGTDISDKKAFDRALRDSEMLKGSVLESALDAIISIDELGTVLEFNPAAERTFGFTRDQAIGQSLSDLIVPDSMREAHATGMERYRTTGEERVLGQRLELPAVRADGSEIPVEIAITARDVDNRKIITAYLRDITERKQVEEEILRAKDAAAAAEARLLDAIANMSEGIVVYDADNRLVLCNRRFQEFYQYRDEDIRPGTHFDDLIRLDLENGVIADQVGAPHFKRRIWQRDEHEGSLEIRLTDGRWLQIRDRKTASGGTVSIQADITELKSAENAISEAEVRLSDAIENMSEGIVVYDADDRLVLCNRQFKEFYGYSDEDVVPGVRFAELGRLDVQRNIVVVSGDSDDYLQKRDNHRRTMRGSIDVQLTTGRWLQIRDRKTDFGRTVSIQTDITKRKATEAALAESQQMLKTVIDETPAVINLKDVDGRFILANPAQAEFYGLEPDELTGKAIDEIADTEYAAKTRSRDRQVIEGGAPLLGFEDTSRDASGRLLTYYTTKVPLAEADGRVRAVLTISHDITLRKEAEIAMRDAKEQAELANQAKSRFLANMSHELRTPLNAILGYTELITDGIYGEVPEQVTKVVDRVSKNGRNLLGLINDVLDLSKVEAGQFKLSLDAYAMGEVVESVIASVEPLAREKDLDLNWSVPSDLPVGHGDSHRLSQVLTNLVGNAIKFTESGEISVTVEVDNADFLVRVRDTGPGIDEGDHEAIFGEFQQADSSSTREQGGTGLGLTISRRFVNMHGGRLWVESELGRGATFLFTVPIRAEQQEAHP comes from the coding sequence ATGGGCAAGCGCGCAGATGGGGTAGGGCAGAAGCGGCCTGCGGATTCGCAGGCTTCCGTTCGTCCGTCCTCAAATGACGGTCGTCTGACGGCTGCCATCGATGCTTCTCCCGGCCCCGTCGTAATGACCGATCGTGAGGGCCAGGTTCTCTATGTCAACCAAGCCGCGGCATCGACGGACGCGCTGATCGCCGCGGATGAGGAAGGCGGTGATAGCCGGGTCCACGAGAGCCTGTTAGCTGCGGCACGGGACGGACAGGACGTGCTTGCGGCGTCGTTTGGTGGCGTCAGTTTCGGTTTCGACATCGTCAGGTCCGACAATGACGGGTCCTTCTGTTTCTTCGGCCGTGAAGCGGCGACGGCGAAAGACGATCTCGCTCACTTTCCCGAGCACAATCCCAACCCGGTGCTGGCGACCGACAACGCTGGCCGGCTAGTCTTCGCCAACGCTGCTGCGGAAGCGGTTCCCGGACTGATCGACGGCAACACCCATCGCCTGGTCCCAACTGCCTTGTCAGACGGTATTGCCCAGGCGATGGAGACCGGACGCCTTCGGGAGGTCGAGTTTGCCCATCATGGCCGCGACTTTTCGTTCGAACTCTACCCGGATCGCGAAACCGGCCGTGTAAACATCTATGGTCGCGACGTCAGCAAACGCATGAACGCGTTGCGGAGCCTGCGCGAGACGCAGGTCTTGCTGGAGGCTGTCACCCAGCATTCGCCGACCGTGATGTGTCTGAAGGATGCGGGAGGCCGTTACCTCTACACCAATCAGAAATTCCTGGATCTCCATGAACTCAGAAGCGAAGACGTCATCGGCAGGTCTGCGAGCGAGCTGTTTCCGGCATCGTTCGCCGACCCCTATGTACTGCATGACCAGGAGGTCTTGAACACCGGTGATGTAATCGCGCGCGAGCAGACCGTGACGACGCCGGGCGGCGAGCGCACGTTCATGGAGGTCAAGTTTCCCATTACCATGCCGTCAGACGGATCGGTCGCGATCGGCCTGATTGGCACCGATATCAGCGACAAAAAGGCCTTCGACAGGGCGTTGCGCGACAGCGAGATGCTCAAGGGTTCGGTGCTTGAGTCGGCTCTTGATGCCATCATTTCGATCGATGAGCTCGGCACGGTCCTGGAGTTCAATCCGGCCGCCGAACGGACGTTCGGTTTCACGCGCGATCAGGCGATCGGTCAGAGCCTTTCCGACCTTATCGTGCCCGACTCGATGCGCGAGGCCCATGCCACAGGCATGGAGCGCTATCGTACGACGGGCGAAGAGCGGGTGCTTGGCCAGCGACTTGAGCTGCCGGCGGTTCGCGCCGATGGCAGCGAGATCCCGGTCGAGATTGCGATCACCGCGCGCGACGTGGACAACCGGAAGATCATTACCGCCTATCTGCGCGACATCACCGAACGCAAACAGGTGGAAGAGGAGATTCTGCGCGCCAAGGATGCCGCTGCGGCGGCAGAGGCCCGTCTGCTGGATGCCATCGCGAACATGTCGGAGGGCATTGTTGTCTATGACGCCGATAACAGACTGGTACTGTGCAACCGCCGTTTCCAGGAGTTCTATCAGTACCGCGATGAAGACATTCGTCCGGGCACCCATTTTGACGATCTGATCCGGCTTGACCTGGAGAACGGTGTCATCGCCGACCAGGTCGGCGCGCCGCATTTCAAACGACGCATATGGCAGCGTGACGAGCATGAGGGTTCGCTGGAGATCCGCCTGACCGACGGGCGCTGGCTGCAGATCCGCGACCGCAAAACCGCGTCCGGTGGTACCGTCAGTATTCAGGCCGATATCACCGAACTGAAGTCAGCGGAGAACGCAATCAGCGAAGCGGAAGTTCGCCTGTCCGACGCCATCGAGAACATGTCCGAAGGCATTGTTGTTTACGACGCCGACGATCGGCTGGTGCTGTGCAACAGGCAGTTCAAAGAGTTCTATGGCTACTCCGATGAAGACGTGGTTCCTGGTGTCCGTTTCGCCGAGCTCGGCCGTTTGGACGTGCAACGCAACATCGTCGTCGTCAGTGGCGATTCCGACGACTATCTCCAAAAGCGGGACAATCACCGCCGCACCATGCGCGGCTCGATCGATGTTCAATTGACGACCGGGCGCTGGCTTCAGATCCGCGATCGAAAGACGGATTTCGGCCGCACGGTCTCGATCCAGACTGACATTACGAAACGGAAGGCGACGGAGGCAGCGCTTGCCGAGAGCCAGCAGATGTTGAAGACGGTCATCGACGAGACACCGGCGGTGATCAACCTGAAGGATGTCGACGGGCGGTTCATTCTTGCCAACCCGGCTCAGGCCGAATTCTACGGTCTTGAACCGGATGAGTTGACGGGAAAGGCCATCGACGAAATCGCCGACACCGAATACGCCGCGAAGACCCGTAGCCGGGACCGGCAGGTGATCGAAGGTGGCGCGCCGCTGCTCGGCTTTGAAGACACCTCGCGCGACGCCAGCGGCCGTCTGCTGACGTACTACACGACCAAGGTGCCGCTGGCCGAGGCCGATGGCCGCGTGCGCGCCGTCCTGACGATTTCCCATGACATCACGCTTCGCAAAGAAGCCGAAATCGCGATGCGCGATGCCAAGGAACAGGCTGAGCTGGCCAACCAGGCCAAGAGCCGTTTTCTGGCCAATATGAGCCATGAACTGAGGACGCCGCTGAACGCCATCCTGGGCTATACCGAACTGATCACCGACGGCATCTATGGCGAGGTGCCCGAACAGGTCACCAAGGTCGTCGACCGTGTCAGCAAGAACGGCCGCAACCTTTTGGGGCTGATCAACGACGTGCTGGACCTCTCCAAGGTCGAAGCCGGACAATTCAAACTCTCGCTCGATGCCTATGCCATGGGCGAGGTGGTCGAGTCCGTCATCGCATCCGTCGAGCCCTTGGCGCGGGAGAAGGACCTCGATCTCAACTGGTCGGTCCCGTCCGACTTGCCGGTCGGCCATGGCGACAGTCACCGTTTGTCGCAGGTTCTGACCAATTTGGTCGGCAACGCGATCAAGTTCACCGAGAGCGGCGAGATCTCCGTGACCGTCGAGGTCGATAATGCCGACTTCCTGGTGCGCGTGCGCGACACGGGCCCGGGTATCGATGAGGGTGACCACGAAGCCATCTTCGGCGAGTTCCAGCAGGCTGACAGTTCCAGCACGCGTGAGCAGGGCGGTACCGGTTTGGGGCTCACCATATCGCGGCGTTTCGTCAACATGCACGGCGGCCGTTTGTGGGTTGAATCGGAGCTGGGTCGCGGCGCGACCTTCTTGTTCACCGTGCCGATCCGTGCCGAACAGCAGGAGGCTCACCCATGA